From Tachypleus tridentatus isolate NWPU-2018 chromosome 8, ASM421037v1, whole genome shotgun sequence, a single genomic window includes:
- the LOC143222261 gene encoding protein trapped in endoderm-1-like isoform X1 encodes MVIGLMYQYNNKTLETEDQENGDLQDRVIKYPREATIFASVCCIIFIIVGCLGNLVTILALSRSAKLRNATTAFVFSLCMADFLFCAFNLPLTASRYIHEKWVLGDTLCFLFPFFFYGNVAASLMSMTAITINRFILINHPNKYEQIYKKRYIALMIAFSWIFSFVLLVPTLTSSWGTFGLDPETFSCTILKLHGKSPKKFLFVLGFLIPCVVIIISYSCIFFKVRRTRENVAAHSPPVSPTSPTPLMKHSVQKKDELRITCMMLTIFISFLICFLPLMIVNVFDNKVSFPTIHVLASTLAWMSSCINPVIYALMNRTYRKAYYQLFRCCSWKRPTPNSKTYHSGSNGSHTVITEAFTFPKIKYKDEDDQV; translated from the exons ATGGTTATAGGGTTGATGTATCAGTATAACAACAAGACTCTGGAAACTGAAGACCAGGAAAATGGAGATCTACAAGACCGAGTAATCAAGTACCCAAGAGAAGCAACAATATTTGCTTCTGTATGTTGTATCATTTTCATCATCGTTGGTTGTCTGGGAAACTTGGTGACAATACTGGCATTATCCCGCTCTGCGAAGCTGAGAAATGCCACGACTGCATTTGTCTTTAGTCTATGTATGGCTGATTTCTTGTTTTGTGCTTTTAACCTTCCCCTGACGGCATCTAGGTATATTCATGAAAAGTGGGTTTTAGGAGACACTCTGTGCTTTCTGTTCCCTTTCTTTTTTTATGGTAACGTTGCAGCATCTCTCATGTCGATGACAGCCATCACTATCAACag gttCATCCTTATCAACCATCCTAATAAGTATGAGCAAATCTATAAAAAAAGATACATCGCTTTGATGATAGCTTTTAGCTGGATCTTCAGTTTCGTTTTGCTGGTCCCCACTCTCACCTCCTCGTGGGGCACGTTTGGTCTGGATCCTGAGACCTTCTCTTGCACCATTCTCAAGCTCCATGGAAAATCTCCCAAGAAGTTTCTGTTCGTCTTGGGGTTTCTGATACCGTGCGTTGTGATAATCATTTCTTACTCGTGTATATTCTTCAAG GTACGTCGGACAAGAGAGAATGTAGCTGCCCACAGTCCTCCAGTAAGTCCCACCTCACCCACACCTTTAATGAAACATTCCGTGCAGAAAAAGGACGAACTTCGGATAACGTGCATGATGCTAACCATATTCATATCTTTTCTCATCTGTTTTCTTCCTCTCATGATCGTGAACGTTTTCGACAATAAAGTCAG cttcCCGACAATCCACGTGCTCGCCTCGACTTTAGCGTGGATGTCTTCTTGCATCAATCCGGTAATATATGCCTTAATGAACCGAACCTACCGCAAAGCTTACTATCAACTCTTCCGCTGTTGCTCCTGGAAACGTCCGACACCAAATTCCAAAACCTATCACTCGGGATCGAACGGATCACATACTGTAATTACAGAAGCATTTACTTtcccaaaaataaaatacaaagatgaAGATGACCAAGTTTAA
- the LOC143222261 gene encoding protein trapped in endoderm-1-like isoform X2 has protein sequence MVIGLMYQYNNKTLETEDQENGDLQDRVIKYPREATIFASVCCIIFIIVGCLGNLVTILALSRSAKLRNATTAFVFSLCMADFLFCAFNLPLTASRYIHEKWVLGDTLCFLFPFFFYGNVAASLMSMTAITINRFILINHPNKYEQIYKKRYIALMIAFSWIFSFVLLVPTLTSSWGTFGLDPETFSCTILKLHGKSPKKFLFVLGFLIPCVVIIISYSCIFFKVRRTRENVAAHSPPVSPTSPTPLMKHSVQKKDELRITCMMLTIFISFLICFLPLMIVNVFDNKVRYPSLHVLAAILAWMSSCVNPVIYAVMNRHYRKSYILFFKLFIPRQASRQSTCSPRL, from the exons ATGGTTATAGGGTTGATGTATCAGTATAACAACAAGACTCTGGAAACTGAAGACCAGGAAAATGGAGATCTACAAGACCGAGTAATCAAGTACCCAAGAGAAGCAACAATATTTGCTTCTGTATGTTGTATCATTTTCATCATCGTTGGTTGTCTGGGAAACTTGGTGACAATACTGGCATTATCCCGCTCTGCGAAGCTGAGAAATGCCACGACTGCATTTGTCTTTAGTCTATGTATGGCTGATTTCTTGTTTTGTGCTTTTAACCTTCCCCTGACGGCATCTAGGTATATTCATGAAAAGTGGGTTTTAGGAGACACTCTGTGCTTTCTGTTCCCTTTCTTTTTTTATGGTAACGTTGCAGCATCTCTCATGTCGATGACAGCCATCACTATCAACag gttCATCCTTATCAACCATCCTAATAAGTATGAGCAAATCTATAAAAAAAGATACATCGCTTTGATGATAGCTTTTAGCTGGATCTTCAGTTTCGTTTTGCTGGTCCCCACTCTCACCTCCTCGTGGGGCACGTTTGGTCTGGATCCTGAGACCTTCTCTTGCACCATTCTCAAGCTCCATGGAAAATCTCCCAAGAAGTTTCTGTTCGTCTTGGGGTTTCTGATACCGTGCGTTGTGATAATCATTTCTTACTCGTGTATATTCTTCAAG GTACGTCGGACAAGAGAGAATGTAGCTGCCCACAGTCCTCCAGTAAGTCCCACCTCACCCACACCTTTAATGAAACATTCCGTGCAGAAAAAGGACGAACTTCGGATAACGTGCATGATGCTAACCATATTCATATCTTTTCTCATCTGTTTTCTTCCTCTCATGATCGTGAACGTTTTCGACAATAAAGTCAG GTATCCTTCTTTGCATGTCTTAGCGGCTATCTTAGCATGGATGTCATCGTGTGTTAATCCTGTGATCTACGCAGTTATGAATCGTCATTATCGCAAATCTTATATCCTCTTCTTTAAGTTGTTCATCCCACGCCAAG cttcCCGACAATCCACGTGCTCGCCTCGACTTTAG